One window of Rasiella rasia genomic DNA carries:
- a CDS encoding glutaminyl-peptide cyclotransferase gives MKFYNGIIFIFLSIFLVSCEEEIKNPNAYFSVEIQDEQKTYTPAETISVSLQNKKNVTISTTKFKFNDTEIVGSSIPLTQQKMGKHTITGTATVDGKDISVEKTITIVAPNKPEIFSYNILETYPHDQNAYTQGLEFSNDTLYESTGQFKESTLRKTDVTTGSVLESLAIGDRYFGEGLTIVDDKIYQLTWRSGSGFIYNKNTFEKTGTFVYGESKEGWGLCNDGKVIYKSDGTEKIWTLDKETLAEKSYIEVYTNKSKIDTINELEWVDNRIYANVYKKDAIAIVNPQTGAVEGVVNLKGLKANVTQHPKLDVLNGIAYKGEPNILYVTGKNWDKLFKIEVVKK, from the coding sequence ATGAAATTTTATAACGGTATCATCTTCATATTTTTAAGCATCTTTTTGGTGAGTTGCGAAGAAGAAATAAAGAACCCGAATGCTTATTTTTCTGTAGAAATTCAAGACGAACAGAAAACGTATACCCCTGCTGAAACTATTTCGGTTTCGCTTCAGAATAAAAAGAATGTAACGATTTCAACAACAAAATTTAAATTTAACGATACCGAAATTGTAGGGTCATCTATTCCGTTAACTCAGCAAAAGATGGGCAAGCATACTATTACAGGTACGGCTACAGTAGACGGCAAAGATATTTCCGTAGAAAAGACAATTACCATTGTAGCACCAAACAAACCAGAAATTTTCTCGTACAATATACTTGAAACCTATCCGCATGACCAAAATGCCTATACCCAAGGCCTAGAATTTAGTAACGATACACTCTACGAGAGCACCGGCCAGTTTAAAGAGTCTACATTGCGTAAAACAGATGTAACCACTGGGAGCGTTCTTGAAAGTCTCGCCATTGGCGATCGCTATTTTGGAGAAGGACTTACAATTGTTGATGATAAAATATATCAGCTAACTTGGAGAAGTGGTAGCGGATTTATTTACAACAAAAACACCTTTGAAAAAACGGGCACATTTGTGTATGGAGAAAGTAAAGAAGGTTGGGGATTGTGCAACGACGGAAAGGTAATTTATAAGAGCGACGGTACCGAAAAAATTTGGACGCTCGATAAAGAAACGCTGGCAGAAAAGAGCTACATAGAGGTGTACACCAATAAAAGTAAGATAGACACCATTAACGAATTAGAGTGGGTAGACAACCGTATTTATGCCAACGTTTATAAAAAAGACGCCATTGCTATTGTAAATCCGCAAACTGGCGCCGTAGAAGGGGTTGTTAACTTAAAAGGGTTGAAAGCCAACGTAACCCAGCATCCAAAATTAGACGTACTTAACGGCATAGCCTACAAAGGCGAACCAAATATTTTATACGTAACTGGTAAAAACTGGGACAAGCTTTTTAAAATTGAAGTAGTAAAAAAGTAA
- a CDS encoding SDR family oxidoreductase produces the protein MAKVVFITGASSGIGKAIGCYLHNKGYVVYGTSRSPEKYKDAIPFTLVPLDVTQPDTITAAVAQILANSATIDVLVNNAGVGITGPIEETPTDEIRNAFETNFYGPLNVIKAVLPQMRKQRSGHIINITSIAGYMGLPYRGIYSATKAALEITTEAYRMETKQFGIQMTNVAPGDFATNIAAGRYHAPVLEDSPYKNAYGATLETMNAHVDAGNDPDEMAKAIERIIETKHPRIHYKVGAFIQKFSIVLKRVLPGKTYEKMLMKHYDL, from the coding sequence ATGGCAAAAGTTGTATTTATTACAGGAGCTTCTTCAGGAATAGGAAAAGCTATTGGCTGTTACCTTCATAACAAAGGGTATGTTGTCTACGGAACTAGTAGGAGTCCTGAAAAATACAAAGATGCTATTCCTTTTACTTTAGTGCCGCTAGATGTTACGCAACCCGATACCATTACTGCTGCTGTGGCACAAATACTAGCCAATTCTGCTACCATAGATGTGCTTGTAAACAATGCGGGCGTAGGAATTACTGGACCAATTGAAGAAACCCCAACCGACGAAATTAGGAACGCCTTTGAAACAAATTTCTACGGCCCCTTAAACGTGATAAAGGCTGTATTGCCACAAATGCGTAAACAACGTAGCGGTCATATTATAAATATTACTTCTATCGCAGGTTATATGGGGCTTCCCTATCGCGGGATTTACAGTGCAACTAAAGCAGCGCTGGAAATTACAACAGAGGCTTACCGAATGGAAACTAAGCAGTTTGGTATACAAATGACCAATGTGGCACCAGGCGATTTTGCAACAAATATTGCCGCTGGACGTTATCATGCCCCTGTCTTAGAAGATTCACCCTACAAAAATGCCTACGGTGCTACGCTAGAAACAATGAATGCGCATGTAGATGCAGGAAATGATCCAGACGAAATGGCAAAAGCCATAGAACGCATAATTGAGACCAAACATCCTAGAATTCATTACAAAGTAGGTGCGTTTATACAGAAATTCTCTATTGTACTAAAGCGTGTATTACCAGGCAAGACGTATGAAAAGATGCTCATGAAACACTATGACCTCTAA
- the fsa gene encoding fructose-6-phosphate aldolase, translated as MKFFIDTANLDQIREAQDLGVLDGVTTNPSLMAKEGISGTDNILKHYVDICNIVDGDVSAEVISTDFEGMVREGEQLAELHDQIVVKVPMIKEGVKAIKYFTDNGIRTNCTLVFSAGQALLAAKAGATYVSPFIGRLDDISTDGLNLIAEIRLIYDNYGFETQILAASVRHTMHVLECAKIGSDVMTGPLSSIEGLLKHPLTDIGLAKFLADYKKGN; from the coding sequence ATGAAATTTTTCATCGATACTGCCAACTTAGACCAAATTCGCGAAGCCCAAGATTTAGGCGTTTTAGATGGTGTAACTACCAATCCTTCATTAATGGCTAAAGAGGGTATTTCTGGAACAGATAATATCTTAAAACATTACGTAGACATTTGTAATATTGTAGATGGCGATGTGTCTGCCGAAGTAATTTCGACCGATTTTGAAGGGATGGTTCGAGAAGGAGAACAACTGGCAGAATTACATGACCAAATTGTGGTTAAAGTACCAATGATAAAGGAGGGAGTAAAAGCTATTAAATATTTTACAGACAATGGTATTCGTACCAATTGTACCTTAGTATTCTCTGCAGGACAAGCACTTCTTGCAGCAAAGGCTGGAGCCACTTATGTTTCGCCTTTTATTGGAAGGCTAGACGACATCTCTACAGATGGTCTTAACCTTATTGCTGAAATACGTCTCATTTATGACAACTACGGTTTTGAGACGCAGATACTAGCAGCAAGTGTACGCCATACTATGCACGTCTTAGAATGTGCGAAAATTGGTAGTGATGTAATGACCGGACCTCTTTCTTCAATAGAAGGGTTACTAAAGCACCCACTAACCGACATAGGACTAGCAAAGTTCTTAGCAGATTATAAAAAAGGAAACTAG